The following DNA comes from Blastocatellia bacterium.
TTTATACAACAACTGCCCGATGATGGCAACCCCCCATGCATTTTTTTGTGAAGGTCAACGTAGCTCACACAGATTGCGGGAGGTGGATTGATAGATTCAGGTTGACCGGCGGCTATGAGCAAGTGAGCTGGCGGATTCAAAGGCGAGTGGTATCACGCAGCAGGGTGATTGGCGTCGGGCCATGGCTGAGGCGGTTCATCGGGCAGTTCTTCTTCTGTGACGACCTGTTTGAAGATTCGCATGCCTCTGGCCTGATAATTTTTCAGCGCGGCCGGATGATCCAGTGTGCACGTATGCACCCACACGCGAGCAGCGCCCATTTGCCATGCGCGTTCGATAGCGGCTGTCAGCAGCCAGCCGCCGATGCCTTTACCGACGAAGGCAGGGAGCAATCCGAAGTAAGCGATTTGGACATTGCCGTCGGCTTGCGCTTCGAGTTCAAAGTAGCCGGCCGGTGTGCCGTCAACGTATGCCACCCAGGTTTCCAATTCGGCTCGATTCAGGTATTGCATCCATTGGTCGTAGGTCCAGTTCAGCCGATTGATCCAGTACCAACGCGCGCCCACTGCTGTGTAGAGGAAGCGATTGAATTCTGGGCAGGGGATTTTCGCTTGCATCAGGAGGAGGTTGGGGAGTTGCGCCTTGGCGGGACGCAGTGCCGAGCGGTCGGTCATTTCCAGGTGATAGGTGATTACTTCTCTGCGCATATCACAGGTGATCGGTTATCAAGCTGGGTGGAGTTGCTGCATCAAGACGCTCAATGTGTCGCGCAAGCCCTGTTCGAGCGGTCGCACGGTGAAGCCGAGTTCGCGTTGGGCCTTTTCATTACTGGCAATGTAAGTGACGCCGGCGGCGACGCGCAAACTTTCGGGATGATAGATCGTTGGCAAGGGCAGCACGTAGCTAATCGGTTCCATCAGTTTTGACATCAGGCGCAGCATAGCCGGACTGACGTGCAAGCGGGGCGCTCTGACGCCGGTGATTTTTTCAGCTAGCTGGAAGACTTCGATCATGGTGTGGGGCGGACCGCTGAGGATGTAGCTTTGACCGGGTTGCCCCTTTTCCATAGCCAGCAGGTGGCCCCGCGCGACGTCTTCAACATGGGCCCAGCAAAACATTGTGCCGCGCGGCAGCATGGGCAGGCGGCGACGCAGGTAGAGCTTAAAGGTTTTGGCCATCGCGCTGTTGTCACCTGGCCCGTAGACCACGCTTGGTTGAACGATGACCAGTGGCAAGCCGGCTCTGATCATCGGCTCGGCCACCTGGTAATGCGCCAGCCACTTGGTTCGATCATATTCACTCAGATGTGGGCCCTCATAGCGATAGGATTCATCCACCAGCCGGCCGCGCGTATCAGAGAAGACGGCAATGGTGCTCGTGTAGACGCCTTTGTTGATGCCCAGTTCCTGCATCAGTTGCAACACATTGCGTGTGCCTTGAACGTTGATTTGTTCGGCCAAGCTGCGATCTCTGACGCCGACCTGGTACCAGGCCGCCAGGTGAAACACGCCATCCACGCCGGTCATTGCGGCTCGCATGCTGGCTTTGTCGGTGATGTCGCCGGTGACCAGCTTGATGCCAAGCGCGGCCAGATGCGCGGCACGCTGCGGCGCGCGCACCAGCGCCACCACGTCATGGCCTGATTCGACTAATTGCCGGACAAGAACGCCGCCGATGAAGCCGGTGGCGCCAGTGACAAAGTATCTCATCGAAATGGCTCCTCATTGATTGCGTCAAAGTGGCTAAGTAGGTGGACAAAAGTTCTGGGACATGTCGGGGGACGAGACGTTTTGGCGTGCGGTGACGTGTCACCGCTTTCCGCCCAGAGCTGCGATACGTCGCAGCAGTCCAAAAAACGCCCCGAACTTTTGTCACGTTACTTAGCAAGTTGCATCAGTGGACAGCGCATGCTTGGATGCCTGCTTCATGTGATGAGCTCCTTGTTAGCCGGTGATCGAAGCGACAATGATCATGGCAATGCCAATCATCACCGAGGCGATCACAATGGCCAGTGCGATGTTTTGATCTTCTTCAATCTCTTTGCGAATAGAAAACGGCGCCACTTTGTCCATGAGAAGAAATGCAAGAGCAAACAAAGCCCAGCCGATCACCGTGTACACCACCACATTGAGGATCGCTTCAAGCAGCGGCAGAACCAGTAACACCATAGAGACCTCCTTGTAGCTCGTTGGTCTTCGCGCCGCTCACGTCAGCACGCGCAGATAACTCCAACCGCCGGTCATCAAATCTTCCTCTGATAAGCCGTCATCAGGGCTGCCGGGAATGACAAAAACCGCGTCGGCCAAAATGGTTTCAGGGTTCAGGTACAACAATCCATTGACTAACTGAGCAATCGTTTCGCTGCGCCAGAAGAGTGATTCGTCTTCGATTTCTGCCGGCGGATACGGTTCACTCAACAACAACGCAATCGTCACGGCCACATAGTCTTTGTCGTGTGAGAGCCGAAACATGCCGTCCACCGTCTGATCAATTTCTTCGTGTTCGGTGGCCATCATGGCGGAGAGTTCAGCCGTCCATGAATCAAATTCAGCTTCGGCTTGATCGCGTCCGGCGATGTAATCCCAGAAGACTTGATGCCAGTATGGTCGTTGTTCGAGGAGCAGTGCGACCAGTCGTTTGATGTAGCGTCGCTTGGCCGCTACGTCCTGTTGTGCTCCGTCTGGGTCGTTAATGACGGCGGCCAAACGGGCGCGCAGCGTGTCTTCGCCAAACGCTTTGATGATCAGTTGCAGTCCGAAGAAATAGATGGCGTCCTCCTGGCTTTGGAAAAGACTTTTGAGCCATGATCGTCGTGTCATCATGAATGCTGACTTCAATAGTCTTTGGTCGCTGGTCTGTCGTTTCTCCAGCCATCATCCGCCGAAGCGGCTGCTGCTGCGTCCGAACGAGCCAGAGCGGCCTGCACGGCTTGAGCCGAGCCGCGAAAAGAATCCTCGACCACCGGATGCGTAGTAACCCGACCGCCCGGCGCGCGTGCCGACCACCTGGCCGGAGGAAGAAACACGCACCGTTGTGCGCCCGAATCCGCTTGGTTTACTGCGACCGACGCCGGTGGCAACGCTGCCGACGCGCGCGCCGGTAAACATCGTTGGACGCGGGCGCGGCGCGTAGCGTGGGGGCGACACTGTTGGTTGAACCGTAGTCGGCGGCGGCGTGCGCCACCGCGTGTACTGCGGATAGGTGCGCGTGTAGTACGGCGTGGGCAGCCAAATGGGATAGGCATGGAAGAAGTAGTGATGGGTCGCTTCACTGCCGCCATAGTAATACCGTCGTTGCGATGCGCCCTCAACAACTTCATCCACTGGTTGAAAATCACTGAGCGGCAGAATCATCATGTTCAGCCCTTTGTTTTTGTAGTCCACGAAATCTTCGTTCAGGTCATCGAGTTCATCGCTCCGCGTGCGGTCGGGCATGATGTAGATCACGTTTTTGATGCCTCGTTCTCGGAGCTTTTCAGCCGACGGCAGTTTGGCCAAGTAGCGATTGTCAAATTGGGTATCAGCGTCGCTGTAGGGAGCCAATCGGTTGGAATCGAGCAGAAAAACGGGCGGCGCCGTTGCTGAGACTCGCGCTTGTTTCTCCTGAATTTCTCCAGCATAGTACAACATCGCTGCCAACGTTTCGTGCGATGGCGTGACACCGAGTGGATGCGGGAAATTATCGAACTGCGTAACGAGTTGTCCGTGTTCAGCCAGGCCGGCGCCGAGCGCGAGCGTCTGGCGTCCCGGCATATCTACGATGAACGCCGTTTCACCGGGATTCTGTGCGTTCGCCAAAAAGTCTTGCGCCAGCGTTTGACCGCGCTCATAAGCTTCTTTCATATCCGGCGTGAAGATTGGCGACAGTTGTTGACTGAGCGATGATTGGCCGAGCGACTGAATCAACGTTGGAACGAAGTAAGGCAGCCAGGTTGGGTGCGGCGGCTGATAGGCTTGCAACATGGCCGTTGGAGCTAAGTATTTTCTCCACGCAGAGGAGTGTTGTGAGTCAACCGACTGCGTGCCTGTTAAGGTCAGCTTTTTATCTTCAGAGCCGATGTTCCATCCGTGTTTCTGTTGCAGCGCCAGTGAATCTTCGTCAATATCCGTTGTGTCATCGGACAATAACCATGCGATCGCGCCGAGACCGACGGCGGCGCCGATGGTGCCGATGATGAAAGTTCGCCGCGATGCGCGCCACCATGACTGCGGCTCCTCGGAGCGATACTGAAGCGGCTCCCGGCGGTGCACGCGTCCGATGCTTGTTTTGCGTCGTTCACCGAGTTGATCGCTCATAGGATTCACCTTTAACGAGCAACGAAGGTTGGAACGGTCAACGCCGTGTATTGTGTGCTTTGAGGTGACAGCCGGGTGAAGAACCCGCTGGCCGTCCCGCCTATGAGGAACACGCCATAATTGGTTAGACGCCCCATCGGGTCTGGCTGAGCGTGAAAGAAGCGTTGCGCCACGAATCGTTCAGGCAGGGCGTGGTCAATTGTTTTCTGCCAGAGTTCATCGCTGACAAAGGGTCCGCAGATGGTTTCTTCGCCTTCGCATCCGTAATCGCTTTTGAGCACCCACTGCGTGCGCTCAGCGCGGAGGCGATCCGGCGAGAGACTGCTCATGCGATAGGTCTGGGGGATGTACTGACGAATCCAATGTTGTGATCGGCGCGAAAAACGGTGCTGCTCTTCCCAGAAAAAAGCCAGCGATAACTTGTTTTGCGTGATCACTGCGCCAAATGGATTGACAATCGTCACCTCGCCGCAGATGTCGGCTGTGAGCAACGCGCGCAGTGGCTCGTCCAACGGATCAGGATCAAGGTAATCGGGCGCATCATCCCAAACGGGCAGGCGCTCGCCCCACCAATCAGTTTTATAGTGGCGAATCACCAAATCAACCGGCTCGCCCAGCACTGCAATGCCGCGTCGCGTTCGATGGACATTGTACGGCGAGCCATGCACAACCGCGATGCCCGACGCTTCCAACCACTGCGTGAACAACGTAATCATGCCCAGGTCTTCGGTCAATTCAGTTGGATAAATGATGCCAACCGAGGTGAGCGGTTTGTCAGTGCGTTTGGCATGACTCTCGCGCAACATCGCGATAAACCGCCTTTCCAGACCTGCGTTCGGATCATCAACGTCACCATGACGGGGCTGTAACAACTGATTGAGGATGACCGCTTCAGGCTGACCCGATGGCGTGTCGCTGTTCAACTCGCAGCAGGCAATCCGACCATCCTGACACAGAA
Coding sequences within:
- a CDS encoding GNAT family N-acetyltransferase, whose product is MRREVITYHLEMTDRSALRPAKAQLPNLLLMQAKIPCPEFNRFLYTAVGARWYWINRLNWTYDQWMQYLNRAELETWVAYVDGTPAGYFELEAQADGNVQIAYFGLLPAFVGKGIGGWLLTAAIERAWQMGAARVWVHTCTLDHPAALKNYQARGMRIFKQVVTEEELPDEPPQPWPDANHPAA
- a CDS encoding NAD-dependent epimerase/dehydratase family protein, which encodes MRYFVTGATGFIGGVLVRQLVESGHDVVALVRAPQRAAHLAALGIKLVTGDITDKASMRAAMTGVDGVFHLAAWYQVGVRDRSLAEQINVQGTRNVLQLMQELGINKGVYTSTIAVFSDTRGRLVDESYRYEGPHLSEYDRTKWLAHYQVAEPMIRAGLPLVIVQPSVVYGPGDNSAMAKTFKLYLRRRLPMLPRGTMFCWAHVEDVARGHLLAMEKGQPGQSYILSGPPHTMIEVFQLAEKITGVRAPRLHVSPAMLRLMSKLMEPISYVLPLPTIYHPESLRVAAGVTYIASNEKAQRELGFTVRPLEQGLRDTLSVLMQQLHPA
- a CDS encoding DUF350 domain-containing protein, whose protein sequence is MVLLVLPLLEAILNVVVYTVIGWALFALAFLLMDKVAPFSIRKEIEEDQNIALAIVIASVMIGIAMIIVASITG
- a CDS encoding DUF1517 domain-containing protein, producing the protein MMTRRSWLKSLFQSQEDAIYFFGLQLIIKAFGEDTLRARLAAVINDPDGAQQDVAAKRRYIKRLVALLLEQRPYWHQVFWDYIAGRDQAEAEFDSWTAELSAMMATEHEEIDQTVDGMFRLSHDKDYVAVTIALLLSEPYPPAEIEDESLFWRSETIAQLVNGLLYLNPETILADAVFVIPGSPDDGLSEEDLMTGGWSYLRVLT
- a CDS encoding glutathionylspermidine synthase family protein is translated as MREPSKSSSSGPLVDYTTFARTIYETGVLSDPWFDGVERFGLEGVVLSPRLANSLAVAAERVAYLHEELVRILLDEPTLLTEFYHLTPCQYAMWQAAGGLWHGIARADLFLCQDGRIACCELNSDTPSGQPEAVILNQLLQPRHGDVDDPNAGLERRFIAMLRESHAKRTDKPLTSVGIIYPTELTEDLGMITLFTQWLEASGIAVVHGSPYNVHRTRRGIAVLGEPVDLVIRHYKTDWWGERLPVWDDAPDYLDPDPLDEPLRALLTADICGEVTIVNPFGAVITQNKLSLAFFWEEQHRFSRRSQHWIRQYIPQTYRMSSLSPDRLRAERTQWVLKSDYGCEGEETICGPFVSDELWQKTIDHALPERFVAQRFFHAQPDPMGRLTNYGVFLIGGTASGFFTRLSPQSTQYTALTVPTFVAR